A window of the Phragmites australis chromosome 20, lpPhrAust1.1, whole genome shotgun sequence genome harbors these coding sequences:
- the LOC133901709 gene encoding serine carboxypeptidase-like 17 — protein MRAIRFPGGELWWWMLVILLLCCRFSSSSLPLIAAATAAAEERVVTHLPGFEGPLPFHLRTGYVEVDEGNGVHLFYYFIPSERSPADDPLMLWLSGGPGCSSLTGLVYQIGPLGFDLHGYMDGLPKLVYRPESWTKLSNIIFLDSPVGAGFSYSITVQGYKSSDTKAVNQILIFLRKWFDKHPEFLSNPLYIGGDSYSGMIVPTVTSGIANGKHVGSEPSLNLKGYLVGNPLTDSSIDGPSKIPFAHRMALISDQIYEVYKKSCSVGDSSYQSVQCTNSLNAIHECVKDIFPFHVLEPLCSYASPHPYNFLKLKLNSGVREMQQLQDNTAEGLHLSEISTQCRTAEYTLSRLWANDATVREALGIHKGTVPAWLRCNTSIPYTKDIQSSVKYHLDVTTKGYRSLVYSGDHDMVVPYIGTQSWIRSLNFSIVDDWRPWYVNGQVAGYTTSYSNNLTFTTVKGAGHTAPEYQPRQCLAMMARWFAGDRL, from the exons ATGAGAGCAATAAGGTTCCCCGGCGGAGAGCTCTGGTGGTGGATGCTCGTCATCTTGCTCCTCTGCTGCCGCTTCTCGTCTTCCTCCCTACCCCTAATTgctgccgccaccgctgccgcgGAGGAACGCGTCGTCACCCACCTCCCTGGCTTCGAGGGACCCCTTCCCTTCCACCTCCGGACAGG GTACGTGGAGGTGGACGAGGGTAATGGAGTCCACCTCTTTTACTACTTCATCCCCTCCGAGCGCTCCCCCGCCGACGACCCTCTCATGCTCTGGCTCAGCGGCGGCCCCGGGTGCTCTTCCCTCACCGGCCTCGTCTACCAGATTG GCCCTCTCGGTTTCGACCTTCATGGCTACATGGATGGCCTGCCTAAGCTGGTTTACAGACCAGAGTCCTGGACCAAG TTGAGCAATATAATTTTTCTCGATTCCCCGGTTGGAGCTGGATTTTCATACTCCATTACAGTGCAAGGATACAAATCAAGTGACACCAAAGCTGTCAACCAGATTCTCATTTTTCTCAGGAAG TGGTTCGACAAGCACCCAGAGTTCTTGTCAAATCCTCTGTACATTGGGGGTGATTCATACTCTGGTATGATTGTGCCAACCGTCACCTCTGGAATCGCCAACG GTAAACATGTCGGAAGTGAACCTTCTCTGAATCTAAAG GGTTACCTCGTGGGCAATCCATTAACAGATTCTTCGATTGATGGGCCATCAAAAATTCCATTTGCTCATAGGATGGCTCTCATATCTGACCAAATCTATGAG GTGTACAAGAAGAGCTGCAGTGTGGGGGACAGCAGCTACCAAAGCGTTCAGTGCACAAACAGCCTTAACGCCATACATGAG TGTGTCAAGGACATATTCCCGTTTCACGTTCTGGAGCCCCTCTGCTCCTATGCAAGCCCTCACCCATACAACTTTCTCAAGCTGAAGCTGAATTCAGGTGTTCGGGAGATGCAGCAGCTCCAGGACAACACTGCAGAAGGGCTTCACTTGTCAGAGATTTCTACACAGTGCAGA ACAGCAGAATATACATTGTCCAGATTATGGGCAAATGATGCCACAGTAAGAGAGGCCCTTGGTATTCACAAG GGAACAGTTCCTGCATGGTTAAGATGCAACACGAGCATACCGTATACCAAAGATATTCAAAGTTCAGTGAAGTACCATTTGGATGTGACCACTAAAGGCTACAGAAGTCTAGTTTACAGTGGTGATCATGACATGGTTGTACCTTATATCGGCACACAATCCTGGATTAGGTCCCTTAATTTCTCTATTGTGGATGACTGGAGACCATGGTACGTCAACGGGCAAGTTGCAGG ATACACAACATCGTATTCTAATAATCTCACATTCACAACGGTGAAG GGTGCTGGACATACTGCTCCAGAGTACCAGCCAAGGCAATGCCTTGCGATGATGGCAAGGTGGTTTGCTGGTGACCGCCTTTGA